One Streptosporangium sp. NBC_01495 DNA window includes the following coding sequences:
- the rpsF gene encoding 30S ribosomal protein S6 codes for MRRYEVMVILDPSLDERTVAPSLDQFLTVVRNDGGTVEKVDVWGRRRLSYDIAKKPEGIYAVIDLSAEPATVKELDRQMNLNEGILRTKVLRPDVH; via the coding sequence ATGCGCCGTTACGAAGTGATGGTCATTCTTGACCCCTCGCTCGATGAGCGTACGGTCGCCCCTTCCCTCGACCAGTTCCTCACGGTCGTCCGCAACGACGGCGGCACCGTGGAGAAGGTCGACGTGTGGGGTCGCCGCAGGCTGTCCTACGACATCGCGAAGAAGCCCGAGGGCATCTACGCCGTCATCGACCTGAGCGCCGAGCCCGCCACGGTCAAGGAGCTCGACCGGCAGATGAACCTCAACGAGGGAATCCTGCGCACCAAGGTCCTGCGCCCGGACGTGCACTAA
- a CDS encoding deoxyribonuclease IV — protein MPLIGAHVDQDDPLAHARARGAEVVQFFLGDPKGWKAPVIGEKTREIKDSDVEVYVHAPYVINVATANNRVRIPSRKLLSSHLAAAAELGARGLIVHGGHVNAGDDPQKGFDNWRKVFERLEEHEVPVLIENTAGGGNAMARKLERVARLWDALDGFDVGFCLDTCHAHAGGEDLADVVERVMAITGRIDLVHCNDSRDAFDSGADRHASLGAGQIDPELILGVCRSANAPIVVETPFDGQAEDIAFLRTKL, from the coding sequence ATGCCGCTTATCGGAGCTCATGTCGACCAGGACGACCCGCTGGCGCATGCCAGGGCGCGCGGCGCCGAGGTCGTGCAGTTCTTCCTCGGTGACCCGAAGGGGTGGAAGGCCCCGGTCATCGGCGAGAAGACCCGGGAGATCAAGGACTCGGACGTGGAGGTCTACGTCCACGCCCCCTACGTGATCAACGTGGCGACCGCCAACAACCGGGTGCGCATCCCCAGCCGCAAGCTGCTGAGCTCGCACCTCGCGGCGGCGGCCGAGCTGGGCGCCCGGGGGCTGATCGTCCACGGCGGGCACGTGAACGCCGGGGACGACCCGCAGAAGGGCTTCGACAACTGGCGCAAGGTGTTCGAGCGCCTGGAGGAGCACGAGGTCCCCGTTCTCATCGAGAACACCGCGGGCGGCGGCAACGCGATGGCGCGCAAGCTCGAGCGCGTCGCCCGGCTGTGGGACGCGCTCGATGGCTTCGACGTGGGCTTCTGTCTTGACACCTGCCACGCCCACGCGGGCGGCGAGGACCTGGCGGACGTGGTCGAGCGGGTCATGGCGATCACCGGCAGGATCGACCTGGTCCACTGCAACGACTCGCGCGACGCCTTCGACTCCGGCGCCGACCGGCACGCGAGTCTCGGCGCGGGCCAGATCGACCCCGAGCTCATCCTGGGCGTGTGCCGGAGCGCGAACGCGCCGATCGTGGTGGAGACCCCCTTCGACGGCCAGGCCGAGGACATCGCCTTCCTCAGGACGAAGCTCTAG
- a CDS encoding HAD family hydrolase, with the protein MIRAVVFDVGECLVDESREYGTWADWLNVPRHTFSAVFGATIARGLDYRETFQVFRPGFDLHKEREKRAAAGQPETFNEEDLYADVRPALAALRGDGLWLGIAGNQTVRAGRILRELFTPDVDLIGTSDDWGASKPDPEFFKRVAEVVPFEAHEILYVGDRLDNDVLPAIAAGMRAALIRRGPWGVIQQADPDADRVPSLRIDSLAELLDKVRTFNAAAR; encoded by the coding sequence ATGATCCGCGCTGTGGTCTTCGACGTCGGCGAGTGCCTCGTGGACGAAAGCCGCGAGTACGGCACCTGGGCCGACTGGCTCAACGTCCCCCGCCACACCTTCAGCGCCGTCTTCGGCGCGACCATCGCCCGCGGCCTCGACTACCGCGAGACGTTCCAGGTGTTCCGGCCTGGCTTCGACCTCCACAAGGAGCGCGAGAAGCGCGCCGCCGCCGGGCAGCCGGAGACCTTCAACGAGGAGGACCTGTACGCCGACGTACGGCCGGCCCTTGCCGCCCTGCGCGGCGATGGACTCTGGCTCGGGATCGCAGGCAATCAGACCGTCCGCGCGGGCCGGATCCTGCGCGAGCTCTTCACGCCGGATGTCGACCTCATCGGCACCTCCGACGACTGGGGGGCCTCCAAGCCGGATCCGGAGTTCTTCAAGCGGGTCGCCGAAGTCGTCCCCTTTGAGGCACACGAGATCCTGTACGTCGGCGACCGCCTGGACAACGACGTCCTCCCGGCAATTGCAGCCGGGATGCGCGCCGCGCTGATCCGGCGCGGCCCATGGGGGGTAATCCAGCAGGCCGACCCGGACGCCGATCGCGTGCCTTCGCTACGTATCGACTCCCTGGCCGAGTTGCTGGACAAGGTGCGCACGTTCAACGCTGCAGCGCGATGA
- the rplI gene encoding 50S ribosomal protein L9, with translation MKLILTSEVTGLGTPGDIVEVKSGYGRNYLLPRGFAILWTRGGEKQISSIKKARDAREIRDLGTAKEVAGQLRALKVVLKTKAGESGRLFGSITTGDVAEAVKAAGGPLLDRRRIEIASAIKSLGSHRVSVKLHPEVSASLDVEVVAA, from the coding sequence ATGAAGCTCATTCTCACCAGTGAGGTCACCGGCCTCGGCACCCCCGGCGACATCGTCGAGGTCAAGAGTGGCTACGGCCGCAACTACCTGCTTCCCCGCGGTTTCGCGATCCTCTGGACGCGCGGCGGCGAGAAGCAGATCTCCTCGATCAAGAAGGCCCGCGACGCTCGCGAGATTCGCGACCTTGGCACCGCCAAGGAAGTCGCCGGTCAGCTGCGGGCCCTGAAGGTGGTCCTGAAGACGAAGGCCGGCGAGTCCGGCCGCCTCTTCGGTTCCATCACCACGGGTGACGTCGCCGAGGCCGTCAAGGCCGCCGGTGGCCCCCTGCTCGACCGCCGTCGCATCGAGATCGCCTCCGCGATCAAGAGCCTCGGCTCTCACCGGGTCAGCGTCAAGCTGCACCCGGAGGTCTCCGCGTCCCTCGATGTCGAGGTCGTCGCGGCCTGA
- a CDS encoding NUDIX domain-containing protein — protein MTRTDYYNDPNAPAPNSVVPGGSAVVIDDLGRVLLHRRRDSGLWALPGGVMDLGETIADAVAREVREETGVTVEITSVVGIYSDPQHVIAYSDGEVRQQFNVCLRARPVSGTAHATDEASEVRWVSPAELDALDMHPTQRLRIGHALDESRVQPFLG, from the coding sequence ATGACCCGAACCGACTACTACAACGATCCCAACGCCCCCGCACCGAACTCCGTCGTGCCCGGAGGTTCCGCGGTAGTGATCGACGACTTGGGGCGTGTTCTTTTGCACCGCCGACGCGACAGCGGGCTGTGGGCCCTGCCCGGCGGAGTGATGGACCTGGGTGAGACCATCGCCGACGCCGTGGCCCGCGAGGTCCGCGAGGAGACCGGCGTGACCGTGGAGATCACCAGCGTCGTCGGTATTTACAGCGACCCTCAGCACGTGATCGCCTACAGTGACGGCGAGGTCCGCCAGCAGTTCAACGTCTGCCTCCGCGCCCGGCCGGTGTCGGGCACGGCTCACGCGACGGACGAGGCGAGCGAAGTACGGTGGGTGTCTCCCGCGGAACTCGACGCACTCGACATGCACCCCACGCAGCGACTGCGCATCGGTCACGCTCTCGACGAGTCTCGCGTTCAGCCGTTCCTCGGTTGA
- a CDS encoding transglycosylase domain-containing protein has translation MPYPGGASQQPGGPPRRDAGAPGGMPPRGPEQRGPEQRGPEQRGAEQRGGEQRGAEQRGGEIRRRDTDPTGRRAEAAFEDTQAMLAAQAGGGRSAGPRPGEGGRRRRGRGASGPAAGGPGGPEGPGGPGGQGPDDGDDEPQVKRWTRFLPNWKIVMASFVVLSAGVFGMIAVAYANTPIPLSTQASVDDRGSVIYYRDKKTPIARLGIQRTPVKLSQVPKHVQDAVIALENQTFRTDSGIDIAGMARSLWSTVSGTQLQGASTITQQMARGYYDGLSAEVSIQRKIKEIFVAVKISKTLEKDQILEEYFNLVYFGRNAYGIQAAAKAYFGKNVGELTVPEGAYLAGRIQNPTTFDNQEKAGNYAATKERFEAAIRNMAELDPAAYGKYAGSSFEDLKFEKVKVAQTFKGLKGYMLNIVFRELKARHIEQSELETEGYKVYTTFDKGMMEQAYKAVKARTSGLEPTIHARVASVDPKNGRVLAFYSGDDFVNDYNNRAFDSTKQAASAFKPYVLAAWLESGKSLDSLVDGMRTIKMPGTTPISNSGNAAFGPIDMVKAMASSVNTVFVQMGDEVKLEEVARIAKEAGVGETAKYDPRYQGKNAVDYAVAEQKYQVTIGSASVTAVEQAAGYGIFANEGKHFNWHTVTKVTKVDGTPVLDEQIHENQVITAESAADATVALQAVVRGGTGGAANIGTRPVAGKTGTNNGYKDAWFVGFTPQLVTAVGMSKDVPYNKAGTRKLKVDKYGLPNRKLDDSKILWKEEPMPSFIGGGGTPTQIWHDYMQAVTAKDEVLQFPPRANSGVRNNLATPSPTPTPTPTMDDTNPFPDENGDDGGWPNDNPDGGGETDQPEGRECLPWDGSCDVGNDGGGGDGGSGDEPPIGEIGQGGAPGAVGAPGTPAAALVPTPTASGRRP, from the coding sequence ATGCCCTATCCCGGTGGCGCGTCCCAGCAGCCTGGCGGACCGCCCCGGCGCGACGCGGGCGCCCCCGGTGGCATGCCTCCACGCGGCCCCGAACAGCGCGGCCCCGAACAGCGCGGCCCCGAACAGCGTGGGGCCGAACAGCGGGGCGGCGAACAGCGTGGGGCCGAGCAGCGCGGCGGCGAGATACGCCGCCGCGACACCGACCCGACCGGCCGCCGCGCCGAGGCCGCCTTCGAGGACACCCAGGCGATGCTCGCCGCCCAGGCGGGCGGCGGGCGTTCCGCCGGCCCGAGACCGGGCGAGGGCGGGCGCAGGCGTCGCGGGCGCGGGGCGAGCGGTCCCGCCGCGGGTGGACCCGGCGGCCCCGAGGGGCCCGGGGGACCTGGGGGACAGGGTCCCGATGACGGCGACGACGAGCCCCAGGTCAAGAGATGGACGCGCTTCCTGCCCAACTGGAAGATCGTCATGGCCAGCTTCGTGGTTCTCAGCGCGGGCGTCTTCGGCATGATCGCGGTGGCCTACGCCAACACGCCCATCCCCTTGTCCACGCAGGCCAGCGTGGACGACCGGGGCAGCGTCATCTACTACCGCGACAAGAAGACCCCGATCGCGCGCCTGGGCATCCAGCGCACCCCGGTGAAGCTCTCACAGGTTCCCAAGCACGTCCAGGACGCGGTGATCGCCCTGGAGAACCAGACCTTCCGCACCGACAGCGGCATCGACATCGCGGGCATGGCCCGCTCGCTCTGGAGCACCGTCAGCGGCACCCAGCTTCAGGGCGCCTCGACCATCACCCAGCAGATGGCGCGCGGCTACTACGACGGTCTCAGTGCGGAGGTCTCGATCCAGCGAAAGATCAAGGAGATCTTCGTCGCGGTCAAGATCAGCAAGACGCTGGAGAAGGACCAGATCCTCGAGGAGTACTTCAACCTCGTCTACTTCGGTCGTAACGCGTACGGCATCCAGGCCGCGGCGAAGGCGTACTTCGGCAAGAACGTCGGCGAGCTGACCGTGCCGGAGGGCGCCTACCTGGCCGGCCGGATCCAGAACCCGACCACCTTCGACAACCAGGAGAAGGCCGGCAACTACGCCGCGACCAAGGAGCGGTTCGAGGCCGCGATCAGGAACATGGCGGAGCTCGATCCCGCCGCGTACGGCAAGTACGCGGGAAGCTCCTTCGAGGACCTGAAGTTCGAGAAGGTCAAGGTCGCGCAGACCTTCAAGGGTCTCAAGGGCTACATGCTCAACATCGTCTTCCGGGAGCTCAAGGCGCGGCACATCGAGCAGAGTGAGCTGGAGACCGAGGGCTACAAGGTCTACACCACCTTCGACAAGGGCATGATGGAGCAGGCGTACAAGGCGGTGAAGGCCCGCACCTCCGGCCTGGAGCCGACCATCCACGCCAGGGTGGCCTCGGTGGACCCGAAGAACGGCCGGGTGCTCGCCTTCTACAGCGGCGACGACTTCGTCAACGACTACAACAACCGCGCGTTCGACTCCACCAAGCAGGCGGCGTCGGCGTTCAAGCCCTACGTGCTCGCGGCCTGGCTGGAGAGCGGCAAGTCGCTCGACAGCCTGGTCGACGGCATGCGGACGATCAAGATGCCCGGCACCACCCCGATCAGCAACTCGGGGAACGCGGCGTTCGGGCCGATCGACATGGTCAAGGCCATGGCCAGCTCGGTCAACACTGTCTTCGTGCAGATGGGCGATGAGGTGAAGCTCGAAGAGGTGGCGAGGATCGCCAAGGAGGCGGGGGTCGGCGAGACGGCCAAGTACGACCCCCGCTACCAGGGCAAGAACGCGGTCGACTACGCGGTCGCCGAGCAGAAGTACCAGGTCACCATCGGCAGTGCCTCGGTCACCGCGGTCGAGCAGGCCGCCGGTTACGGGATCTTCGCCAACGAGGGCAAGCACTTCAACTGGCACACCGTCACCAAGGTGACCAAGGTCGACGGCACTCCCGTGCTGGACGAGCAGATCCACGAGAACCAGGTCATCACCGCCGAGTCCGCCGCCGACGCGACCGTCGCGCTCCAGGCCGTCGTCAGGGGCGGCACCGGTGGCGCCGCCAACATCGGCACCCGGCCGGTGGCAGGCAAGACCGGCACGAACAACGGCTACAAGGACGCCTGGTTCGTCGGCTTCACCCCGCAGCTCGTCACCGCGGTCGGCATGTCCAAGGATGTGCCCTACAACAAGGCCGGGACGCGCAAGCTCAAGGTCGACAAGTACGGCCTGCCGAACCGGAAGCTCGACGACTCCAAGATCCTCTGGAAGGAGGAGCCCATGCCCTCCTTCATCGGGGGCGGCGGCACCCCGACCCAGATCTGGCACGACTACATGCAGGCCGTGACCGCCAAGGACGAGGTCCTGCAGTTCCCGCCGAGGGCCAACAGCGGGGTACGGAACAACCTGGCCACGCCCAGCCCGACGCCCACCCCGACGCCGACGATGGATGACACCAACCCCTTCCCCGACGAGAACGGTGACGACGGCGGCTGGCCGAACGACAACCCCGACGGCGGCGGCGAGACGGACCAGCCCGAGGGCCGCGAGTGCCTGCCCTGGGACGGCTCGTGCGACGTCGGCAACGACGGCGGCGGAGGCGACGGCGGTTCGGGCGACGAGCCGCCGATCGGCGAGATCGGGCAGGGCGGCGCGCCGGGCGCGGTCGGCGCCCCCGGCACGCCGGCCGCGGCCCTCGTGCCGACACCCACGGCGAGCGGACGACGTCCCTGA
- a CDS encoding glycosyltransferase family 87 protein, which yields MKNLLSPRSSLPEFGIRAIPYVPLALFAGLGAVLAWFWKWPCRVGGAWNHGTLQFTNFCYTDIYPLWWNEKLNEGKVPYFDYPVEYPVGIGGIMEFFRRIVTNMSDPGTAFYDLTVILMALCLVVGVLLMATLAGPARRWDALWYALAPALILTAYINWDLAANALALGALLAWSKRKQWLAGILLGLAIATKFYPLMFLGPLFLLTLRTGRWVPFLKTIGGVAGAWLVVNVPIMYFAFDGWKRFYVFSQERPADWGSIWYFFNQKQWPILGDSELLDKLGVVSLAAFCLAIAVITLTAKTRPRLMQLCFLTLAAFMLTNKVWSPQYVLWLIPFAVLARPGWKPIALWQLAECWYFFAIWLYLVGIQPGNEALGIAGDTYFTAVWARAITILIMMAFVVRDIFVPDRDVVRQDGTDDQAGGVFDGAPDRFRLALS from the coding sequence ATGAAGAACCTCCTGTCGCCGCGGAGTTCGCTGCCCGAGTTCGGCATCCGGGCCATCCCGTACGTGCCCCTGGCCCTGTTCGCGGGGCTGGGGGCGGTCCTGGCCTGGTTCTGGAAGTGGCCGTGCCGCGTCGGCGGGGCGTGGAACCACGGGACCCTGCAGTTCACGAACTTCTGTTACACCGACATCTATCCCCTGTGGTGGAACGAGAAGCTCAACGAGGGCAAGGTCCCCTACTTCGACTATCCGGTCGAGTACCCCGTCGGCATCGGCGGGATCATGGAGTTCTTCCGCCGGATCGTCACCAACATGAGCGACCCGGGGACGGCGTTCTACGACCTCACCGTCATCCTCATGGCGCTCTGCCTGGTCGTCGGCGTGCTGCTGATGGCCACGCTGGCCGGTCCCGCCAGGCGCTGGGACGCGCTCTGGTACGCCCTGGCCCCCGCGCTGATCCTCACCGCGTACATCAACTGGGACCTGGCGGCCAACGCCCTCGCGCTGGGCGCGCTGCTGGCCTGGTCGAAGCGGAAGCAGTGGCTCGCGGGCATCCTGCTGGGCCTGGCGATCGCCACCAAGTTCTACCCGCTGATGTTCCTCGGCCCGCTGTTCCTGCTGACGCTGCGCACCGGCAGATGGGTGCCGTTCCTCAAGACGATCGGCGGGGTCGCGGGCGCCTGGCTCGTCGTCAACGTGCCGATCATGTACTTCGCCTTCGACGGCTGGAAGAGGTTCTACGTCTTCAGCCAGGAGCGGCCGGCCGACTGGGGCTCCATCTGGTACTTCTTCAACCAGAAGCAGTGGCCGATCCTGGGTGACTCCGAGCTCCTCGACAAGCTGGGCGTCGTCTCGCTCGCCGCGTTCTGCCTGGCGATCGCGGTGATCACCCTGACGGCCAAGACCCGTCCCCGCCTGATGCAGCTGTGCTTCCTCACCCTGGCGGCGTTCATGCTGACCAACAAGGTGTGGTCGCCGCAGTACGTGCTCTGGCTGATTCCCTTCGCGGTGCTGGCCAGGCCGGGCTGGAAGCCGATCGCGCTCTGGCAGCTCGCCGAGTGCTGGTACTTCTTCGCGATCTGGCTCTATCTCGTCGGCATCCAGCCGGGCAACGAGGCCCTGGGCATCGCGGGCGACACCTACTTCACCGCCGTGTGGGCCCGCGCGATCACCATCCTGATCATGATGGCGTTCGTCGTCCGGGACATCTTCGTCCCGGACAGGGACGTGGTCCGCCAGGACGGGACCGACGACCAGGCGGGCGGCGTCTTCGACGGGGCACCCGACCGCTTCCGGCTCGCGCTCTCCTAG
- the rpsR gene encoding 30S ribosomal protein S18, with the protein MAKPALRKPKKKVCLFCHDKISYVDYKDTALLRKFISDRGKIRARRVTGNCTQHQRDVATAIKNAREMALLPYMSTAR; encoded by the coding sequence ATGGCCAAGCCGGCATTGCGCAAGCCCAAGAAGAAGGTTTGCCTGTTCTGCCACGACAAGATCTCCTACGTCGACTACAAGGACACGGCGCTGCTTCGGAAGTTCATCTCCGACCGCGGCAAGATCCGTGCCCGCCGGGTGACGGGTAACTGCACCCAGCACCAGCGTGACGTGGCGACCGCTATCAAGAACGCTCGTGAGATGGCGCTCCTGCCGTACATGAGCACCGCGCGCTAA
- a CDS encoding PadR family transcriptional regulator, with protein sequence MAGGRGGVLELAVLGSLHETPLHGYELRKRLNALLGMFRAFSYGSLYPCLRQLLTDGLIVEDGEAAAATTAADSAIVLPGRRSKIVYKLTAEGKERLQELLTQAGPSAWEDESFGVHFAFFRHTEAEVRLRILEGRRSRLEERLDGVRTALARTRERLDSYTLELQRHGLESVEREVRWLNELIATERRASPPEGERRPARDETSRAPAPGTGTTGRHATPEEN encoded by the coding sequence GTGGCCGGCGGACGTGGCGGCGTGCTGGAGCTGGCCGTGCTCGGGTCGTTGCACGAGACCCCGCTACACGGCTATGAGCTGCGCAAACGGCTCAATGCCCTGCTCGGTATGTTTCGGGCGTTCTCCTACGGCTCGCTCTACCCCTGCCTCCGTCAGTTGCTCACCGACGGGCTGATCGTCGAAGACGGCGAGGCCGCCGCGGCCACCACGGCCGCCGACAGCGCCATCGTGCTCCCCGGCCGCCGTTCGAAGATCGTCTACAAACTGACCGCGGAGGGCAAGGAACGCCTGCAGGAGCTCCTCACCCAGGCCGGTCCGTCCGCCTGGGAGGACGAGAGCTTCGGCGTGCACTTCGCCTTCTTCAGGCACACCGAGGCCGAGGTGCGCCTGCGCATCCTCGAAGGCCGCCGCAGCCGGCTCGAGGAGCGTCTGGACGGCGTGCGCACGGCACTCGCCCGTACGCGCGAGCGGCTGGACAGCTACACCCTCGAGCTCCAACGTCACGGCCTGGAGTCGGTCGAACGCGAAGTGCGCTGGTTGAATGAGCTGATCGCCACCGAACGGCGAGCGTCGCCGCCGGAGGGGGAACGGCGACCCGCGCGAGATGAGACGTCCAGGGCGCCCGCGCCAGGGACGGGTACGACGGGGCGGCACGCCACCCCGGAAGAGAACTGA
- a CDS encoding inositol-3-phosphate synthase translates to MGSVRVAIVGVGNCATSLIQGVHYYRDADPGARVPGLMHVKFGDYHVGDVEFVAAFDVDAKKVGRDLSEAIVASENNTIKICDVPPLGITVQRGPTFDGLGEYYREMVEESDETPVDVVQVLKDSKVDVLVSYLPVGSEEADRFYAQCALDAKVAFVNALPVFIASDPTWAQKFVDAGVPIVGDDIKSQVGATITHRVMAKLFEDRGVELLRTYQLNFGGNMDFMNMLERKRLQSKKISKTQSVTSQIPHEMQKADVHIGPSDHVPWLDDRKWAYVRLEGRSFGDTPLNLEYKLEVWDSPNSAGIIIDAVRAAKIALDRGIAGPILSASSYFMKSPPEQYSDDEARDYVEKFIRGEVER, encoded by the coding sequence ATGGGTTCGGTGCGCGTAGCCATTGTCGGTGTAGGCAACTGTGCCACGTCGCTCATTCAGGGCGTGCACTACTACCGGGACGCCGACCCCGGTGCCCGGGTGCCGGGCCTGATGCACGTCAAGTTCGGCGACTACCACGTCGGCGACGTGGAGTTCGTCGCGGCGTTCGACGTGGACGCCAAGAAGGTCGGGCGTGACCTGTCCGAGGCGATCGTGGCCTCGGAGAACAACACGATCAAGATCTGCGACGTGCCGCCGCTCGGCATCACGGTGCAGCGTGGCCCCACCTTCGACGGCCTCGGCGAGTACTACCGGGAGATGGTCGAGGAGTCCGACGAGACGCCGGTCGACGTCGTCCAGGTCCTCAAGGACAGCAAGGTGGACGTCCTCGTCTCCTACCTGCCGGTGGGCTCGGAGGAGGCCGACCGCTTCTACGCCCAGTGCGCCCTCGACGCGAAGGTCGCGTTCGTCAACGCGCTGCCGGTGTTCATCGCCTCCGACCCCACGTGGGCCCAGAAGTTCGTCGACGCCGGGGTCCCGATCGTCGGCGACGACATCAAGTCGCAGGTCGGGGCGACCATCACGCACCGCGTGATGGCCAAGCTGTTCGAGGACCGCGGTGTCGAGCTGCTCCGCACCTACCAGCTGAACTTCGGCGGCAACATGGACTTCATGAACATGCTGGAGCGCAAGCGCCTGCAGTCCAAGAAGATCTCCAAGACCCAGTCGGTCACCTCGCAGATCCCGCACGAGATGCAGAAGGCCGACGTGCACATCGGCCCGTCGGACCACGTGCCGTGGCTCGACGACCGCAAGTGGGCGTACGTGCGCCTGGAGGGCAGGTCCTTCGGCGACACTCCCCTCAACCTGGAGTACAAGCTGGAGGTCTGGGACTCCCCCAACTCCGCCGGCATCATCATCGACGCGGTACGCGCCGCCAAGATCGCTCTTGACCGGGGCATCGCCGGGCCGATCCTGTCCGCCTCCTCGTACTTCATGAAGTCACCGCCGGAGCAGTACTCCGACGACGAGGCACGCGACTACGTGGAGAAGTTCATCCGCGGCGAGGTCGAGCGCTAA
- a CDS encoding single-stranded DNA-binding protein, which yields MAAGDTTITIVGNLVDDPELRFTPTGQAVARFRIASTPRFLDKTTNEWKDGEGLFLTCNVWRQAAENAAESLQRGMRVIVQGRLRQRSYETKEGEKRTVYEVEVDEVGPSLRNATAKVNKTARQGGGGGGGGFGGGPANDPWASAAPAAPQGGGFSGGGGNNYGGGGGGGGQQQGGGGFGGGDFSDEPPF from the coding sequence ATGGCAGCAGGCGACACCACGATCACCATCGTCGGCAACCTCGTCGACGATCCGGAGCTGCGCTTCACCCCCACGGGGCAAGCGGTGGCCCGGTTTCGCATCGCGTCCACTCCGAGGTTCCTCGACAAGACGACCAACGAGTGGAAAGACGGCGAAGGCCTGTTCCTGACCTGCAACGTGTGGCGGCAGGCGGCGGAGAACGCCGCCGAGAGCCTCCAGCGCGGCATGCGGGTCATCGTTCAGGGACGGCTCCGCCAGAGGTCTTACGAGACCAAGGAAGGCGAGAAGCGCACCGTCTACGAGGTTGAGGTCGACGAGGTCGGCCCCTCCCTGAGAAACGCGACCGCCAAGGTCAACAAGACCGCCCGTCAGGGCGGTGGCGGCGGTGGTGGCGGCTTCGGCGGCGGCCCCGCCAACGACCCGTGGGCCTCCGCGGCGCCGGCCGCACCGCAAGGTGGCGGTTTCTCCGGCGGCGGCGGCAACAACTACGGCGGCGGTGGCGGCGGCGGCGGTCAGCAGCAGGGTGGCGGCGGCTTCGGCGGCGGCGACTTCAGCGACGAACCGCCTTTCTAG
- the idi gene encoding isopentenyl-diphosphate Delta-isomerase, with translation MTPDEHVVLVDTEGNAIGTAAKATVHGLDTPLHLAFSSYVFDEQGRVLLSRRALHKITWPGVWTNSCCGHPLPGEPLPEAVTRRLSHELGLAAGQVDLLLPRFSYRAVMDNGTVERELCPVYRVLVTAEAAPNPDEVDDVRWMPWKEFTDGVLGDRLAISPWCREQVPQLAELGADPLAWRAADPADLPPAAR, from the coding sequence GTGACACCTGATGAACACGTTGTGCTCGTCGACACCGAGGGAAACGCGATCGGCACGGCGGCCAAGGCCACGGTGCACGGTCTCGACACTCCCCTCCACCTGGCCTTCTCCAGTTACGTGTTCGACGAGCAGGGGCGGGTCCTCCTCTCCCGCCGCGCACTGCACAAGATCACCTGGCCGGGGGTGTGGACCAACAGCTGCTGTGGCCACCCCCTGCCCGGCGAGCCGCTCCCCGAGGCGGTGACCCGCAGGCTCTCCCACGAGCTCGGCCTCGCGGCCGGCCAGGTCGATCTCCTCCTGCCACGCTTCTCCTACCGCGCGGTCATGGACAACGGCACCGTCGAGCGGGAGCTGTGCCCGGTCTACCGGGTGCTCGTGACCGCGGAGGCCGCGCCCAACCCCGACGAGGTCGACGACGTGCGCTGGATGCCGTGGAAGGAGTTCACCGACGGGGTGCTCGGCGACCGTCTGGCGATCTCCCCATGGTGCCGCGAGCAGGTCCCCCAGCTGGCCGAGCTCGGCGCCGACCCGCTCGCCTGGCGGGCCGCCGATCCCGCCGACCTGCCGCCCGCCGCCCGCTGA